In one window of Brassica rapa cultivar Chiifu-401-42 chromosome A07, CAAS_Brap_v3.01, whole genome shotgun sequence DNA:
- the LOC103830271 gene encoding 40S ribosomal protein S13-2, protein MGRLHSKGKGISASALPYKRSPPSWLKTTSQDVDESICKFAKKGLTPSQIGVILRDSHGIPQVKSVTGNKILRILKAHGLAPEIPEDLYHLIKKAVAIRKHLERNRKDKDSKFRLILVESRIHRLARYYKKTKKLPPVWKYESTTASTLVA, encoded by the exons ATGGGCCGACTCCACTCTAAAGG TAAGGGAATCTCAGCTTCTGCTTTGCCGTACAAGCGATCACCTCCAAGTTGGCTCAAGACAACCTCTCAGGAT GTTGATGAGTCAATCTGCAAGTTTGCGAAGAAGGGTTTGACTCCATCTCAGATTGGTGTCATTCTTCGTGACTCTCACGGTATCCCACAAGTGAAGAGTGTAACCGGAAACAAGATCTTGAGAATCTTGAAAGCTCATG GTCTTGCTCCTGAGATCCCAGAGGATTTGTATCACCTGATCAAGAAAGCAGTTGCTATCCGCAAGCATCTTGAGAGGAACAGGAAAGACAAGGATTCCAAGTTCAGGTTGATTCTCGTGGAGAGCAGAATCCACCGTCTTGCTCGTTACTACAAGAAGACCAAGAAGCTCCCACCTGTCTGGAAGTA